A window of the Penaeus vannamei isolate JL-2024 chromosome 19, ASM4276789v1, whole genome shotgun sequence genome harbors these coding sequences:
- the Vps45 gene encoding vacuolar protein sorting-associated protein 45 gives MSVVQAVKNYVNKMISESEPGYKIMLMDKETTSFVSLVLGMSEVMRQEVYMFERLDQTSSGENMSYLKCLVYVRPTQDNIRALCHELQKPRYGAYYIYFSNVVSKSDVKLLAEADEHEVVREVQELYADYQALSPHLFSLNMPIHSHGMKWGSGCLQRTVQGLAGVLFSLQLLPTIRYQNNSEMARSLAENIRQTIVTEGSLYTNVDTEGNSLLLILDRRDDPVTPLLHQWTYEAMVHELLGVNNGRVNLAHVPGVSDDLKEVVMSPTQDDFYARSMYLNYGEIGQTIKDLMEDYQKKLSKQQKVESINDMKHFVESYPQFKKMSGTVSKHVTVVGELSRLVGTLGLLGISECQQELVCGSDHSANLQRIYQLVTDVKVREADAVALVMLYALRHEGHPNNDVRGLIIALRKRNVGDDYLKLLSSLMDYGGARARQSDLFGTQAPQDVSAIKKRLFKGLKGVDNVYTQHKPLVLDTISEVAKGRLREGAYPYCGNPAPTASKPQNVVLFIIGGVTYEESAAIHQFNTNNPGMRVILGGSTVHNSTSFLASMEAAMDGLPRKTLRI, from the exons ATGAGTGTCGTTCAGGCAGTGAAGAATTACGTGAACAAGATGATATCCGAGAGCGAGCCGGGTTATAAGATCATGCTGATGGATAAAGAGACg ACATCATTTGTAAGTTTGGTCCTAGGGATGAGTGAAGTCATGAGGCAGGAAGTATACATGTTTGAGCGCCTGGACCAGACAAGCTCAGGGGAAAACATGTCATACCTGAAGTGCCTAGTTTACGTCCGACCTACACAGGACAATATCAGAGCCTTGTGTCATGAGCTGCAGAAGCCACGCTATGGAGcttattatatat ACTTTAGCAATGTGGTCAGCAAGAGTGATGTGAAGCTCTTGGCAGAGGCCGATGAGCATGAAGTTGTGCGTGAAGTTCAAGAGCTCTATGCAGACTACCAGGCTTTGTcgcctcatctcttctctctcaacatGCCCATCCACTCACATG GTATGAAATGGGGCTCTGGGTGTCTGCAGCGTACTGTCCAGGGTCTTGCTGGTGTGCTGTTCAGTTTACAGCTGCTGCCCACAATCCGTTATCAGAATAACTCAGAAATGGCTCGCAGTTTAGCTGAAAATATTAGA CAAACTATTGTAACAGAAGGCTCCTTGTACACAAATGTCGACACGGAAGGTAATTCTTTGTTACTCATCTTAGACCGAAGAGATGATCCAGTGACACCTCTTTTGCACCAG TGGACATACGAAGCAATGGTGCACGAGCTCTTGGGGGTGAACAATGGCAGGGTTAACCTTGCACATGTGCCTGGGGTGTCAGATGACTTGAAGGAGGTCGTCATGTCACCCACTCAAGATGACTTTTATGCTCGG AGCATGTATCTGAACTATGGTGAGATTGGCCAGACTATCAAGGACCTTATGGAAGATTACCAGAAGAAACTGTCCAAGCAGCAAAAAGTGGAATCCATTAACGACATGAAGCATTTCGTCGAGAGCTATCCCCAGTTCAAG AAAATGTCAGGCACAGTGAGCAAGCATGTGACTGTAGTGGGGGAGCTGTCGAGACTGGTTGGCACTCTTGGTCTTCTCGGCATTTCTGAGTGCCAACAGGAACTCGTCTGCGGCTCAGATCACTCGGCTAATCTCCAG AGGATTTACCAGCTTGTAACAGATGTGAAAGTAAGGGAGGCAGATGCAGTCGCTCTCGTCATGCTCTACGCCCTTCGCCACGAGGGTCATCCTAACAATGACGTCCGGGGGCTCATTATTGCCCTGCGCAAGAGGAATGTCGGCGATGACTACCTGAAG ttattatcatcgttgatgGACTACGGAGGAGCAAGGGCTCGGCAGAGTGACCTCTTTGGCACTCAGGCTCCCCAGGACGTTTCGGCTATCAAAAAGCGTCTCTTCAAG GGCCTTAAAGGTGTCGATAATGTGTACACACAACACAAGCCATTGGTTCTAGACACCATCTCAGAGGTAGCCAAGGGACGTCTGCGAGAGGGTGCTTATCCGTACTGTGGAAATCCCGCCCCCACTGCATCAAA ACCACAGAACGTAGTGCTATTCATCATAGGGGGTGTCACATATGAGGAATCGGCCGCCATCCACCAGTTCAACACTAACAACCCAGGCATGCGCGTTATTCTGGGTGGCTCGACAGTCCACAATTCAACCTCATTCCTGGCGTCGATGGAGGCTGCTATGGATGGGCTGCCTCGGAAGACGCTGAGAATATGA